A region of Myxococcus stipitatus DSM 14675 DNA encodes the following proteins:
- the rodA gene encoding rod shape-determining protein RodA, producing the protein MQLRIERRMVPHVPWGLIICVLGVALLGIWNLASASRPPLAPVWSTQALYLGLGVAAVLVVCLVDYRWIQRMAVPIYVVNILALIALRFVGHTAKGAESWFAIGPFRLQPAEFMKIGVVLMLAKVYHDDFRPNEPSYSLLRLWKPVLVVAVPFILVLVQPDLGTALMIGLSSLTVILFGKVRWYLVATLLAAVLAGAIVIWNDYVRDVPEPRPTIVRHYLKKHQSQRISGWLDPEADLRGSGYHAAQSKIAVGSGGVSGKGWREGTQTGLRFLPEQHTDFIFSVWAEEHGFVLCTLLLVLYGAIFIFGLGVGFNARDRFGAFVAVGVVAMLFWQVFENIGMVIGLLPVTGITLPLMSYGGSSMMSVMLSIGLLVNISMRRHMF; encoded by the coding sequence ATGCAACTCAGGATTGAGCGGCGGATGGTGCCCCACGTCCCCTGGGGCCTCATCATCTGCGTGCTGGGCGTGGCCCTCCTGGGCATCTGGAACCTGGCCTCCGCGTCGCGTCCCCCGCTGGCGCCGGTGTGGTCCACCCAGGCGCTGTACCTGGGGTTGGGCGTCGCCGCCGTCCTGGTGGTGTGCCTGGTGGACTACCGCTGGATTCAGCGGATGGCGGTGCCCATCTACGTCGTCAACATCCTGGCGCTCATCGCCCTGCGCTTCGTGGGCCATACCGCCAAGGGCGCGGAGAGCTGGTTCGCCATCGGCCCGTTCCGCCTCCAGCCCGCGGAGTTCATGAAGATTGGCGTCGTGCTGATGCTGGCCAAGGTCTACCACGACGACTTCCGCCCCAATGAGCCGTCCTACAGCCTGCTGCGCCTGTGGAAGCCGGTGCTGGTGGTGGCGGTGCCCTTCATCCTGGTGCTGGTGCAGCCGGACCTGGGCACCGCGCTGATGATTGGCCTGTCCTCGCTCACCGTCATCCTCTTCGGGAAGGTGCGCTGGTACCTGGTGGCCACGCTGCTGGCGGCGGTGCTCGCGGGCGCCATCGTCATCTGGAACGACTACGTCCGGGACGTGCCGGAGCCCCGGCCCACCATCGTCCGGCACTACCTCAAGAAGCACCAGAGCCAGCGCATCTCCGGGTGGCTGGACCCGGAGGCGGACCTGCGCGGCAGCGGCTACCACGCGGCGCAGTCGAAGATCGCGGTGGGCAGCGGCGGCGTGTCCGGCAAGGGCTGGCGCGAGGGAACCCAGACGGGCCTGCGCTTCCTGCCGGAGCAGCACACCGACTTCATCTTCTCCGTGTGGGCGGAGGAGCACGGCTTCGTGCTGTGCACGTTGCTGCTCGTGCTCTATGGCGCCATCTTCATCTTCGGCCTGGGGGTGGGCTTCAACGCCCGAGACAGGTTCGGCGCCTTCGTCGCCGTGGGCGTCGTGGCCATGCTCTTCTGGCAGGTGTTCGAGAACATCGGCATGGTCATCGGCTTGTTGCCCGTGACGGGAATTACCTTGCCATTAATGAGTTATGGCGGGTCTTCCATGATGTCCGTGATGCTCAGTATTGGCTTGCTAGTGAACATCAGCATGCGCCGTCACATGTTCTGA
- a CDS encoding PilZ domain-containing protein produces the protein MQRKGGLKATGSVRVADITVAARDVKPPEVRPGGGPVREELRRPVTQPGASFLPVIERNQGEPEHREFPRAQLTTRFEVWVDDDAGGRRFSASLASVNVSVSGAFLESTFYLPLGTVLGVSFILEPGASPVRARAEIVREERSDGPEGRSGFGIRFLDFSGQTEVALARLFVGARLRAFAEDYLRSQRARSLPNELERVVDVLSAWELLKATSTEADPWQAK, from the coding sequence ATGCAGCGGAAGGGTGGGCTGAAGGCGACTGGGAGCGTCCGCGTGGCGGACATCACCGTGGCGGCGCGAGACGTGAAACCGCCCGAGGTGAGGCCTGGTGGCGGCCCGGTGAGGGAGGAGCTTCGCCGGCCGGTGACACAGCCGGGTGCGTCATTCCTGCCTGTCATCGAGCGCAACCAGGGGGAGCCCGAGCACCGTGAGTTTCCCCGGGCGCAGCTGACGACGCGTTTCGAGGTCTGGGTGGATGACGATGCCGGCGGGCGCCGTTTCTCGGCGAGCCTGGCGTCCGTCAACGTCAGCGTCAGCGGCGCCTTCCTGGAGAGCACCTTCTACCTGCCGCTGGGCACGGTCCTGGGCGTGAGCTTCATCCTGGAGCCGGGCGCTTCGCCGGTGAGGGCTCGGGCTGAAATCGTCCGGGAGGAGCGCTCCGACGGGCCGGAGGGCCGCAGCGGCTTTGGCATCCGCTTCCTCGACTTCAGTGGACAGACAGAAGTGGCGCTGGCTCGGCTCTTCGTGGGGGCGCGATTGAGAGCCTTCGCGGAAGACTACCTGCGCTCTCAGCGGGCGCGCTCATTGCCCAATGAGCTGGAGCGGGTGGTGGATGTCCTTTCCGCGTGGGAGCTGCTCAAGGCCACGAGCACCGAAGCCGACCCCTGGCAGGCGAAGTAG
- the trxA gene encoding thioredoxin → MAGDNVTNVGDGDFKAQVLDSQQPVLVDFWATWCAPCRAIAPHIDALATQYGSQVKFTKINIDDNQDTPQQYGIRSIPTLLVFKGGKVVEQIVGAVPKAKIEDAIKKAL, encoded by the coding sequence ATGGCAGGCGACAACGTGACGAACGTGGGAGATGGCGACTTCAAGGCGCAGGTGCTGGATTCCCAGCAGCCCGTGCTGGTGGACTTCTGGGCGACGTGGTGCGCGCCGTGCCGCGCCATCGCCCCGCACATCGATGCGCTCGCGACCCAGTATGGGAGCCAGGTGAAGTTCACCAAGATCAACATCGACGACAACCAGGACACGCCGCAGCAGTACGGCATCCGGTCCATCCCCACGCTGCTCGTCTTCAAGGGCGGCAAGGTGGTGGAACAGATTGTCGGCGCCGTCCCCAAGGCGAAGATCGAGGACGCCATCAAGAAGGCGCTGTAA
- a CDS encoding cytochrome C assembly family protein: MSHTLVSLACHAYGIAAVAYLAYLVRQSDALAMAGRVLVGGGLVLHGVALFELLGAQSGRPVGMAQGFSTLAFLLLAIFLALDVRYRRPVIGAFLTPLAVTVLLPGLLMHGGQSPLPPGVRQPLLPLHITLALLGLAAFAVAAGVGVMYLLMERQVRAKRFGLLFARLPSLEFLDTLNRRLVVWGFIALSITLATGAFFVSTTRGWTWDGKSIATVVAWAVFAALVNARIFAGWRGRRVALLTMAGFCLVLVSFLTSYDLTSSSPTAAMRIP, encoded by the coding sequence ATGAGCCATACGCTCGTCTCGCTTGCCTGCCATGCCTACGGCATCGCCGCCGTGGCGTATCTCGCCTACCTCGTCCGCCAATCGGATGCGCTGGCCATGGCCGGCCGTGTGCTGGTGGGCGGTGGCCTGGTGCTGCACGGGGTGGCGCTGTTCGAGCTGCTGGGGGCCCAGTCCGGCCGGCCGGTGGGCATGGCGCAGGGCTTCTCCACGCTGGCCTTCCTGCTGCTGGCCATCTTCCTGGCGCTGGATGTGCGCTACCGCCGGCCGGTCATCGGGGCGTTCCTGACGCCGCTGGCGGTGACGGTGCTGCTGCCGGGGCTGTTGATGCACGGAGGCCAGTCGCCGCTGCCCCCGGGCGTGCGTCAGCCGTTGCTGCCGCTGCACATCACGCTGGCGCTGCTGGGATTGGCGGCGTTCGCGGTGGCCGCGGGGGTGGGGGTGATGTACCTGCTCATGGAGCGCCAGGTGCGCGCCAAGCGCTTTGGCTTGCTGTTCGCGCGCCTGCCGTCGCTGGAGTTCCTGGACACCCTCAACCGGCGGCTGGTGGTGTGGGGCTTCATCGCGCTGTCCATCACGTTGGCGACGGGCGCGTTCTTCGTGAGCACCACGCGGGGCTGGACCTGGGATGGGAAGTCCATTGCCACGGTGGTGGCGTGGGCGGTGTTCGCGGCGCTGGTCAACGCGCGCATCTTCGCGGGCTGGCGGGGGCGCCGGGTGGCGCTCTTGACGATGGCGGGGTTCTGTCTGGTGCTCGTGTCCTTCCTGACTTCGTATGACCTGACGTCGTCGAGCCCCACGGCCGCCATGAGGATTCCGTGA
- the hemA gene encoding glutamyl-tRNA reductase, with translation MSTELVCIGLSHRTAPLVVRERLALSDTRQVEVLQRLAQAPVEVLWVSTCNRVEVYLSAPDGQMARSRAVAELEALGGVEARDHLYEHRGEAALIHLFRVASSLDSMVLGEAQILGQVKDAFERGQGAGAVRGELTRACAAAFGCAKRVRTETAIGRAATSMASAAVQLASKVFDGLKGKTVLVVGAGEMGELAARHLQQAGATKLFITNRTLSRAEALAAEVGGAARPFEELFSLLTAADVVVCSTASPVPLFTKENVGAVGKARKGRPLFMVDLAVPRDIDPGVGTLDWVHAYDVDDIQKFVADNAAARAEEAHKAGVLVAQEVARFVKERALREGMPVLARLRQRAETIARAEVERTLASLGDGLSEKQRKSIEAMGRAIVNKLLHEPTSRLRAVGPEGEGNRLAGAAAELFGLLEAELEAAEQSTMAPAAQAAPGAKR, from the coding sequence GTGAGCACGGAGCTCGTCTGTATTGGCTTGTCGCACCGCACCGCGCCGCTGGTGGTGCGCGAGCGGTTGGCCTTGTCCGACACGCGTCAGGTGGAAGTGCTCCAGCGGTTGGCGCAGGCCCCGGTGGAGGTGTTGTGGGTCTCCACGTGCAACCGGGTGGAGGTGTATCTGTCGGCGCCGGATGGGCAGATGGCTCGCTCGCGCGCGGTGGCGGAGCTGGAGGCGCTGGGCGGCGTGGAGGCGCGGGACCACCTGTACGAGCACCGAGGAGAGGCGGCCCTCATCCACCTGTTCCGGGTGGCGTCCAGCCTGGACTCCATGGTGCTGGGCGAGGCGCAGATCCTGGGGCAGGTGAAGGACGCCTTCGAGCGGGGGCAGGGCGCGGGCGCGGTGCGAGGTGAATTGACTCGGGCGTGCGCGGCGGCTTTCGGGTGCGCCAAGCGGGTGCGCACGGAGACGGCCATCGGCCGGGCGGCGACGTCCATGGCGTCGGCGGCGGTGCAACTGGCCAGCAAGGTGTTCGACGGCTTGAAGGGCAAGACGGTGCTGGTGGTGGGCGCGGGAGAGATGGGAGAGCTGGCGGCGCGCCATCTTCAGCAGGCGGGCGCGACGAAGCTCTTCATCACCAACCGCACGCTGTCCCGGGCGGAGGCGCTCGCGGCGGAGGTGGGCGGCGCGGCGCGTCCCTTCGAGGAGCTGTTCTCGCTCCTGACGGCCGCGGACGTGGTGGTGTGCAGCACCGCGTCGCCGGTGCCCCTCTTCACGAAGGAGAACGTCGGCGCGGTGGGCAAGGCGCGCAAGGGCCGTCCCCTGTTCATGGTGGACCTGGCGGTGCCTCGGGACATCGATCCCGGGGTGGGCACGCTGGACTGGGTGCACGCCTACGACGTGGACGACATCCAGAAGTTCGTCGCGGACAACGCGGCGGCGCGCGCGGAGGAAGCGCACAAGGCGGGCGTGCTGGTGGCGCAGGAGGTGGCGCGCTTCGTCAAGGAGCGCGCGCTGCGCGAAGGCATGCCCGTGTTGGCGCGGCTTCGTCAGCGCGCGGAGACCATTGCCCGCGCGGAGGTCGAGCGCACCCTGGCGTCGCTGGGGGATGGGCTCTCCGAGAAACAGCGCAAGAGCATCGAGGCCATGGGACGCGCCATCGTCAACAAGTTGCTGCACGAGCCCACGTCGCGTCTGCGCGCGGTGGGCCCGGAGGGTGAGGGGAACCGGCTGGCGGGTGCGGCCGCGGAGCTGTTCGGGCTCCTGGAGGCGGAGCTCGAGGCGGCGGAGCAGTCCACCATGGCGCCGGCCGCTCAGGCCGCGCCGGGAGCGAAGCGATGA
- the hemC gene encoding hydroxymethylbilane synthase has product MKAVRIATRQSPLALWQARHVGALLAAHHPGLEVSLVEMTTEGDRFLSAPLSAVGGKGLFVKEIEQALIDGRADLAVHSLKDMTSELPEGLILAAVPTREDPRDAFCGLGGLTLDTLPQGARVGTSSLRRSCILRSRRPDLDIVSLRGNVQTRLQKTKELGLSGAVLAYAGLRRLGLEDVITQVLSTEVSLPAVGQGVLAIQCRGEDARVRGLLAPLEDATTRVAVTAERALLAKLEGGCTVPLAGHATVSEGQVHLRALVGRPDGTRVVRGEVRGLVANAQALGEALAADLLSRGAADILRDFARRPGSGA; this is encoded by the coding sequence ATGAAGGCCGTGCGTATCGCCACCCGGCAGAGCCCGCTGGCGCTCTGGCAGGCCCGTCACGTGGGTGCGCTGCTGGCCGCGCACCACCCGGGCCTGGAAGTGTCCCTCGTGGAGATGACCACGGAGGGAGACCGCTTCCTGTCCGCGCCGCTGTCCGCGGTGGGCGGCAAGGGCCTGTTCGTGAAGGAGATCGAGCAGGCGCTCATCGACGGCCGCGCGGACCTGGCGGTGCACAGCTTGAAGGACATGACGTCCGAGCTGCCCGAGGGGTTGATTCTCGCGGCCGTCCCCACGCGCGAGGACCCTCGCGATGCCTTCTGCGGGCTCGGGGGCCTCACGCTGGACACGCTGCCCCAGGGGGCTCGCGTGGGCACGTCGTCGCTGCGCCGCAGCTGCATCCTCCGCTCGCGCCGCCCGGACCTGGACATCGTGAGCCTGCGCGGCAACGTGCAGACGCGCCTCCAGAAGACGAAGGAGCTGGGGCTTTCTGGCGCGGTGCTCGCGTACGCGGGCCTGCGGCGGCTGGGGCTCGAGGACGTCATCACCCAGGTGCTCTCCACGGAGGTGAGTCTTCCGGCGGTGGGGCAGGGCGTGCTCGCCATCCAGTGCCGGGGGGAGGACGCGCGTGTTCGCGGGTTGCTCGCGCCCCTGGAGGATGCGACGACGCGCGTGGCGGTGACGGCGGAGCGGGCGCTGCTCGCGAAGCTGGAGGGTGGCTGCACGGTTCCCCTGGCGGGCCATGCGACGGTGTCCGAGGGCCAGGTGCACCTGCGCGCGCTCGTGGGCCGTCCGGACGGCACACGCGTGGTGCGGGGCGAGGTCCGTGGCCTCGTGGCGAACGCCCAGGCGCTGGGTGAAGCGTTGGCCGCGGACCTGTTGTCGCGGGGCGCGGCGGACATCCTGCGTGATTTCGCTCGCCGCCCGGGCTCGGGGGCCTAG
- a CDS encoding uroporphyrinogen-III synthase yields MVTRPRERAEELCFLLEDEGAEVLSLPLLELRPPEDPRPLASAAEHIQRYRWVVFASPSGVDALMDALREAGTMSRLDRVRLAAVGPRTARAVKGYGLEVAAEPEEGTGLALFELIKDSLQSGDEVLLPAAEEGRRELEDSLRDAGLLVTRVTAYRSLPAELPPEALEQLGTSPLDVVVFASPRTVEAFLEAAGRERLGTAKVVAIGPTTASALEQLGLPASAVAERPTPESLVDATVRAVRG; encoded by the coding sequence TTGGTGACGCGCCCGCGTGAGCGGGCCGAGGAGCTGTGCTTCCTGCTGGAGGACGAGGGCGCGGAGGTGCTCAGCCTCCCGCTCCTGGAGCTGCGTCCGCCGGAGGACCCGCGTCCTTTGGCGTCCGCGGCCGAGCACATCCAGCGTTACCGGTGGGTGGTGTTCGCCAGTCCGTCGGGGGTGGATGCCCTGATGGACGCCTTGCGCGAGGCGGGGACGATGTCCCGGTTGGACCGCGTGAGGCTGGCGGCGGTGGGGCCTCGGACGGCGCGCGCGGTGAAGGGGTATGGCCTGGAGGTCGCCGCCGAGCCCGAGGAGGGCACGGGCCTGGCGCTCTTCGAGCTCATCAAGGACAGCCTCCAGTCGGGCGACGAGGTGCTGCTGCCCGCGGCGGAAGAGGGCCGGCGGGAGCTCGAGGACTCGCTGCGGGACGCGGGGCTGCTCGTCACGCGTGTGACGGCCTACCGCTCCCTGCCCGCGGAGCTGCCTCCCGAGGCCCTGGAGCAGCTGGGCACCTCCCCGCTGGACGTGGTGGTGTTCGCCTCGCCTCGCACCGTGGAGGCCTTCCTGGAGGCCGCGGGGCGTGAGCGGCTGGGGACGGCGAAGGTGGTGGCCATTGGCCCCACGACGGCGTCCGCCCTGGAGCAGCTCGGGTTGCCGGCCTCGGCCGTCGCCGAGCGGCCCACGCCGGAGTCGCTCGTGGACGCCACGGTCCGCGCCGTGCGTGGTTAG
- a CDS encoding matrixin family metalloprotease, translating into MIRGSQRVAGVLGLLLAVTAAAQEVEYKDLGHRVLNTPADPFVFYVDGRSSLPAGNDLSRVVAASRAAFQAWQGVSCAWPVFSFPQDGGVATTGSPMPKVDDPGDRFNVVPVWVTDRQDPRYVDSLRGGDRPAAARPLAFSGYVYQCDIFLNAVDHRWSTQTPTPSGHLDIQSTLMHEIGHCLGLGDSYEAQGAVMFFYLPEGESRRTLATYDTSALCRFYPKTGAVGSPCDTSACGTGLTCVTVPSTVSGKDLKVCAKGCSGTTTGECPAPYVCRASTLVSGSTQACLPALPDGVTPVGRECTPGPRACGNTNGTCIPPVSTPSGNGDFDRWDLGYCTEACSGAISCPTGAACANMPGQGSICLKTCDVNGSDCRPGYACETRAEGSVCVPGCFGDQDCDSNSVCRTCDRVCVPKKTSAKQVGDACTADAECGTNQYCLFAEGNPQGVCAQPCSVAACSCPGGTSCQVVNKEGERACMKYCAASTCASSLRCGTTEQGTPACHPACQSDQDCGPSMRCGSGGTCYDPKARPDAGGCALCNDAGTPPPPPDAGPETPKGESGGCGCQSTPLSAAFLGGLVLLLLLAGRRRNWHKQ; encoded by the coding sequence ATGATTCGGGGTTCGCAGCGAGTCGCCGGGGTGTTGGGTCTGCTGTTGGCCGTGACGGCGGCGGCTCAGGAAGTGGAATACAAGGACCTGGGTCATCGCGTGCTCAACACGCCGGCGGACCCCTTCGTCTTCTACGTGGATGGGCGCTCGTCGCTGCCCGCGGGGAACGACCTGTCCCGGGTGGTGGCGGCCAGCCGCGCGGCCTTCCAGGCCTGGCAGGGCGTGAGCTGTGCCTGGCCCGTCTTCTCGTTCCCTCAGGATGGAGGCGTGGCCACGACGGGCTCGCCCATGCCGAAGGTGGATGACCCGGGGGACCGCTTCAACGTCGTCCCCGTCTGGGTGACGGACCGGCAGGACCCTCGGTACGTGGACTCGCTCAGGGGCGGGGACCGGCCCGCGGCCGCGCGGCCCCTGGCCTTCTCGGGTTACGTGTACCAGTGCGACATCTTCCTCAACGCCGTGGACCACCGCTGGTCCACGCAGACGCCCACGCCCTCGGGCCATCTGGATATCCAGAGCACCCTGATGCACGAGATTGGCCACTGCCTGGGGCTGGGCGACTCCTACGAGGCCCAGGGCGCGGTGATGTTCTTCTACCTGCCCGAAGGGGAGAGCCGCAGGACGCTCGCCACCTACGACACGTCCGCGCTGTGCCGCTTCTATCCGAAGACGGGGGCGGTGGGCTCGCCCTGTGACACCTCCGCGTGTGGCACGGGCCTGACGTGTGTCACCGTGCCGTCCACCGTCTCCGGCAAGGACCTCAAGGTCTGCGCGAAGGGCTGCTCGGGCACCACGACGGGCGAGTGCCCGGCCCCCTACGTGTGCCGCGCGTCCACGCTCGTCTCCGGCTCCACCCAGGCGTGTCTCCCCGCGCTGCCCGACGGCGTGACGCCGGTGGGCCGCGAGTGCACGCCCGGGCCTCGGGCGTGTGGCAACACCAACGGCACCTGCATCCCGCCCGTGTCGACTCCGTCGGGCAATGGCGACTTCGACCGGTGGGACCTGGGCTACTGCACGGAGGCATGCAGCGGCGCGATCTCATGCCCCACGGGCGCGGCGTGCGCCAACATGCCGGGGCAGGGCTCCATCTGCTTGAAGACCTGCGACGTGAATGGAAGCGACTGCCGCCCTGGCTACGCGTGCGAGACCCGCGCCGAGGGCAGCGTCTGTGTCCCGGGGTGCTTTGGTGACCAGGATTGCGACAGCAACTCCGTCTGCAGGACGTGTGACCGCGTCTGCGTGCCGAAGAAGACCTCGGCGAAGCAGGTGGGCGATGCGTGCACGGCCGACGCGGAGTGCGGCACCAATCAGTACTGCCTCTTCGCCGAGGGCAATCCCCAGGGCGTGTGCGCACAGCCGTGCTCGGTGGCGGCCTGTTCCTGCCCCGGCGGGACGTCGTGTCAGGTGGTGAACAAGGAGGGAGAGCGTGCGTGCATGAAGTACTGCGCGGCGAGCACGTGTGCTTCTTCGCTCCGGTGCGGCACGACGGAGCAGGGGACTCCTGCCTGCCACCCCGCCTGCCAGTCGGACCAGGACTGCGGACCGTCGATGCGCTGTGGGAGTGGAGGGACCTGTTACGATCCCAAGGCGCGGCCGGACGCGGGTGGCTGCGCGCTGTGC